Proteins encoded by one window of Microplitis demolitor isolate Queensland-Clemson2020A chromosome 6, iyMicDemo2.1a, whole genome shotgun sequence:
- the LOC103577004 gene encoding zinc finger RNA-binding protein isoform X2, with translation MAQNNYFGFTHGGTQYGATSAAYQTGQAGYAVTPAATATYTQRPAAAAATGYETYQAAAAAAATGTTYAAANPGTVAQTYDYGYGRAAPAATYDATKTYYQQPAAAAAAATYTTTETHYQAAKPAYSTTSAYTGTARQATTTGQAKTYQAASTAYQQSNPTQNATYSSGYTAPATPAATPAAATNKTASTAYSGYDAALYSAATMYVAQQSANSNNTTNQKTGGWQGYGRKGFGAGGSGMKSMRAKPPPKPQQLHYCDVCKISCAGPQTYREHLEGQKHKKKEASMKVPQQPPARGAGNSLRCELCDVTCTGNDAYAAHIRGAKHQKVVKLHTKLGKPIPSADPTVLNPKPAAAAAKAAAGGAATAGAAAKKSTVTATPKINFVASGNLGTVNQNPTAEIKTEEAAVEEAVEESVIEEKDIQPVGQEYIEENKSEDGKIISFNCKLCECRFNDPNAKDMHMKGRRHRFAYKKKVNPDLVVDIKPSLKQRKMLEEKHRRQQAREEFSRRREEMNQMGPMGMMGPMMDEEMIYWEERRRYEEECEYYEWYRRCGRGPGAPPMPPRPFPGPPGMMFSVVPRRSDDKHVDAHHSSIYPKEEELQAVKKIVSHTEKALKLVSDVLAEANKKMLPAGNISISAVTTEVKKEDGDKKKDNDTTNTFSSPKEKEDLRVIRDVMRVGSLAKGLLLSGDNHVCLVVLCAEKPTKTLLNKVAEILPSQLKIVAPEETYNVGKHPESAALTVSGGTVTVSVTLTSPLMRETAKPPATADNAGQQQGAAQPQTTPAMPAVTKPDPPDVLPKAKCLEALAQLRHAKWFQARASSLQNCVIIIRIMRDLCNRVPTWGPLNPWALELLTEKVINTAGCPLSLGEALRRLLECVAGGILLPGSPGIADPCEKEPTDAIGNMTAQQREDITASAQHALRLVAFRQIHKVLGMEQLPPPKHKGRFPRKRRRDNSNGEGNDCEASKKDKKAEETKMETDSK, from the exons ATGGCACAGAATAATTACTTCGGATTTACACACGGTGGTACTCAATATGG agcAACCAGTGCTGCTTATCAGACTGGGCAAGCTGGATATGCAGTGACACCAGCAGCTACTGCAACTTATACTCAGAGACCTGCTGCTGCTGCAGCTACTGGGTACGAAACTTATCaagctgctgctgctgcagcAGCCACTGGCACGACTTATgcag CAGCAAACCCTGGTACGGTAGCTCAAACATACGACTACGGATACGGACGCGCTGCACCAGCGGCGACGTACGACGCAACTAAAACTTACTATCAACAACCAGCTGCCGCGGCAGCTGCTGCAACTTACACAACTACTGAGACTCACTATCAAGCTGCTAAACCAGCTTACAGTACTACGAGTGCTTACACCGGTACTGCTCGTCAAGCAACAACTACTGGACAAGCTAAAACTTATCAAGCAGCAAGTACCGCTTATCAGCAATCAAATCCTACACAAAACGCAACTTATTCATCTGGTTATACTGCACCAGCTACTCCAGCTGCTACTCCTGCTGCTGCCACTAACA aAACGGCAAGTACAGCATATTCCGGGTATGACGCAGCGCTTTATAGCGCTGCGACAATGTACGTAGCCCAACAGAGTGCAAACAGCAACAATACAACTAACCAGAAGACTGGAGGTTGGCAGGGCTACGGACGTAAAGGATTTGGAGCCGGTGGAAGTGGAATGAAGAGTATGAGAGCCAAGCCGCCACCAAAACCCCAGCAATTACACTATTGCGATGTGTGTAAAATCAGCTGCGCTGGGCCCCAGACTTATCGTGAGCACTTGGAGGGTCAAAAACATAAGAAGAAAGAGGCGTCGATGAAGGTACCACAACAACCCCCGGCGCGGGGCGCTGGTAATTCACTCAGATGTGAATTGTGTGATGTTACTTGTACTGGTAATGACGCTTACGCTGCACATATTCGTGGGGCGAAGCACCAGAAAGTCGTTAAACTTCACACTAAACTTGGTAAGCCGATTCCGAGTGCTGATCCAACTGTACTCAATCCAAAacctgctgctgctgctgctaaaGCTGCTGCTGGCGGTGCTGCTACCGCTGGCGCCGCTGCTAAAAAATCGACGGTTACTGCTACtcctaaaattaattttgttgcat cTGGGAATCTTGGTACAGTGAATCAAAATCCAACAGCAGAAATTAAAACAGAGGAAGCTGCTGTAGAGGAAGCTGTTGAAGAATCAGTAATTGAAGAAAAAGATATTCAACCAGTGGGACAAGAATATATTGAAGAGAACAAATCTGAggatggaaaaataataagtttcaACTGTAAGTTATGCGAGTGTCGATTTAATGATCCTAATGCCAAAGACATGCACATGAAGGGCCGACGCCATCGATTCGCTTacaagaaaaaagtaaaccCAGACTTGGTCGTTGATATTAAACCGAGTTTAAAGCAACGTAAAATGTTAGAAGAAAAGCATCGCCGTCAGCAAGCACGTGAAGAATTTTCGCGACGTCGCGAAGAAATGAACCAGATGGGTCCGATGGGCATGATGGGTCCAATGATGGATGAGGAAATGATTTACTGGGAAGAGCGTCGTCGTTACGAGGAAGAGTGCGAGTACTACGAGTGGTACCGTCGTTGCGGACGTGGTCCAGGTGCACCTCCAATGCCACCGCGTCCATTTCCCGGCCCACCTGGCATGATGTTCTCTGTTGTACCTCGCAGATCTGATGACAAACATGTTGATGCTCATCACTCGAGTATTTATCCAAAGGAAGAAGAACTGCAggccgttaaaaaaattgtttcacaCACTGAGAAAGCTTTAAAATTAGTTTCTGATGTCCTCGCTGAAGCTA ataaaaaaatgctgCCGGCAGGGAATATATCAATATCTGCAGTAACTACTGAAGTGAAAAAGGAGGACGGTGATAAGAAAAAAGATAATGATACAACTAACACATTTTCATCTccaaaagaaaaagaagactTACGTGTTATTCGCGATGTCATGCGCGTCGGTAGTTTAGCTAaaggattattattatctggcGACAATCATGTCTGTCTTGTTGTTTTATGCGCTGAGAAGCCTAcgaa gaCATTGTTAAATAAAGTTGCTGAAATTTTGCCATCACAATTGAAAATAGTTGCACCAGAAGAAACTTACAACGTCGGTAAACATCCAGAATCTGCAGCACTAACAGTTTCCGGTGGTACTGTAACAGTCAGTGTCACATTAACAAGTCCGCTGATGCGTGAAACAGCTAAACCACCAGCAACAGCag ATAATGCTGGACAGCAGCAGGGAGCTGCTCAACCGCAAACAACGCCCGCGATGCCCGCAGTGACGAAACCAGACCCACCAGATGTACTTCCCAAGGCTAAGTGTTTGGAGGCTTTAGCTCAACTCAGGCATGCCAAGTGGTTTCAG GCTCGAGCATCATCACTGCAGAACTGCGTTATTATTATACGTATTATGCGCGATCTTTGTAATCGTGTACCGACATGGGGACCACTCAATCCATGG gcaCTGGAACTGCTCACTGAGAAAGTTATCAATACAGCTGGTTGTCCTTTAAGTCTTGGAGAAGCTTTACGTCGTTTACTTGAATGTGTTGCTGGTGGTATTTTACTACCAGGTTCTCCGg GAATAGCAGATCCGTGTGAGAAAGAACCAACGGATGCAATAGGCAACATGACAGCTCAACAACGTGAAGATATAACAGCCTCAGCTCAACACGCGTTACGTTTAGTTGCATTCCGTCAAATTCACAAAGTACTTGGTATGGAGCAATTACCGCCGCCAAAACATAAAGGACGTTTTCCTCGAAAACGCAGACGTGACAACAGTAACGGTGAAGGTAACGACTGTGAGGCttcaaaaaaagataaaaaggcCGAAGAAACGAAAATGGAAACAGATTCgaagtaa
- the LOC103577004 gene encoding zinc finger RNA-binding protein isoform X1: protein MAQNNYFGFTHGGTQYGATSAAYQTGQAGYAVTPAATATYTQRPAAAAATGYETYQAAAAAAATGTTYAGFVSPVAANPGTVAQTYDYGYGRAAPAATYDATKTYYQQPAAAAAAATYTTTETHYQAAKPAYSTTSAYTGTARQATTTGQAKTYQAASTAYQQSNPTQNATYSSGYTAPATPAATPAAATNKTASTAYSGYDAALYSAATMYVAQQSANSNNTTNQKTGGWQGYGRKGFGAGGSGMKSMRAKPPPKPQQLHYCDVCKISCAGPQTYREHLEGQKHKKKEASMKVPQQPPARGAGNSLRCELCDVTCTGNDAYAAHIRGAKHQKVVKLHTKLGKPIPSADPTVLNPKPAAAAAKAAAGGAATAGAAAKKSTVTATPKINFVASGNLGTVNQNPTAEIKTEEAAVEEAVEESVIEEKDIQPVGQEYIEENKSEDGKIISFNCKLCECRFNDPNAKDMHMKGRRHRFAYKKKVNPDLVVDIKPSLKQRKMLEEKHRRQQAREEFSRRREEMNQMGPMGMMGPMMDEEMIYWEERRRYEEECEYYEWYRRCGRGPGAPPMPPRPFPGPPGMMFSVVPRRSDDKHVDAHHSSIYPKEEELQAVKKIVSHTEKALKLVSDVLAEANKKMLPAGNISISAVTTEVKKEDGDKKKDNDTTNTFSSPKEKEDLRVIRDVMRVGSLAKGLLLSGDNHVCLVVLCAEKPTKTLLNKVAEILPSQLKIVAPEETYNVGKHPESAALTVSGGTVTVSVTLTSPLMRETAKPPATADNAGQQQGAAQPQTTPAMPAVTKPDPPDVLPKAKCLEALAQLRHAKWFQARASSLQNCVIIIRIMRDLCNRVPTWGPLNPWALELLTEKVINTAGCPLSLGEALRRLLECVAGGILLPGSPGIADPCEKEPTDAIGNMTAQQREDITASAQHALRLVAFRQIHKVLGMEQLPPPKHKGRFPRKRRRDNSNGEGNDCEASKKDKKAEETKMETDSK, encoded by the exons ATGGCACAGAATAATTACTTCGGATTTACACACGGTGGTACTCAATATGG agcAACCAGTGCTGCTTATCAGACTGGGCAAGCTGGATATGCAGTGACACCAGCAGCTACTGCAACTTATACTCAGAGACCTGCTGCTGCTGCAGCTACTGGGTACGAAACTTATCaagctgctgctgctgcagcAGCCACTGGCACGACTTATgcag GTTTTGTTTCCCCTGTAGCAGCAAACCCTGGTACGGTAGCTCAAACATACGACTACGGATACGGACGCGCTGCACCAGCGGCGACGTACGACGCAACTAAAACTTACTATCAACAACCAGCTGCCGCGGCAGCTGCTGCAACTTACACAACTACTGAGACTCACTATCAAGCTGCTAAACCAGCTTACAGTACTACGAGTGCTTACACCGGTACTGCTCGTCAAGCAACAACTACTGGACAAGCTAAAACTTATCAAGCAGCAAGTACCGCTTATCAGCAATCAAATCCTACACAAAACGCAACTTATTCATCTGGTTATACTGCACCAGCTACTCCAGCTGCTACTCCTGCTGCTGCCACTAACA aAACGGCAAGTACAGCATATTCCGGGTATGACGCAGCGCTTTATAGCGCTGCGACAATGTACGTAGCCCAACAGAGTGCAAACAGCAACAATACAACTAACCAGAAGACTGGAGGTTGGCAGGGCTACGGACGTAAAGGATTTGGAGCCGGTGGAAGTGGAATGAAGAGTATGAGAGCCAAGCCGCCACCAAAACCCCAGCAATTACACTATTGCGATGTGTGTAAAATCAGCTGCGCTGGGCCCCAGACTTATCGTGAGCACTTGGAGGGTCAAAAACATAAGAAGAAAGAGGCGTCGATGAAGGTACCACAACAACCCCCGGCGCGGGGCGCTGGTAATTCACTCAGATGTGAATTGTGTGATGTTACTTGTACTGGTAATGACGCTTACGCTGCACATATTCGTGGGGCGAAGCACCAGAAAGTCGTTAAACTTCACACTAAACTTGGTAAGCCGATTCCGAGTGCTGATCCAACTGTACTCAATCCAAAacctgctgctgctgctgctaaaGCTGCTGCTGGCGGTGCTGCTACCGCTGGCGCCGCTGCTAAAAAATCGACGGTTACTGCTACtcctaaaattaattttgttgcat cTGGGAATCTTGGTACAGTGAATCAAAATCCAACAGCAGAAATTAAAACAGAGGAAGCTGCTGTAGAGGAAGCTGTTGAAGAATCAGTAATTGAAGAAAAAGATATTCAACCAGTGGGACAAGAATATATTGAAGAGAACAAATCTGAggatggaaaaataataagtttcaACTGTAAGTTATGCGAGTGTCGATTTAATGATCCTAATGCCAAAGACATGCACATGAAGGGCCGACGCCATCGATTCGCTTacaagaaaaaagtaaaccCAGACTTGGTCGTTGATATTAAACCGAGTTTAAAGCAACGTAAAATGTTAGAAGAAAAGCATCGCCGTCAGCAAGCACGTGAAGAATTTTCGCGACGTCGCGAAGAAATGAACCAGATGGGTCCGATGGGCATGATGGGTCCAATGATGGATGAGGAAATGATTTACTGGGAAGAGCGTCGTCGTTACGAGGAAGAGTGCGAGTACTACGAGTGGTACCGTCGTTGCGGACGTGGTCCAGGTGCACCTCCAATGCCACCGCGTCCATTTCCCGGCCCACCTGGCATGATGTTCTCTGTTGTACCTCGCAGATCTGATGACAAACATGTTGATGCTCATCACTCGAGTATTTATCCAAAGGAAGAAGAACTGCAggccgttaaaaaaattgtttcacaCACTGAGAAAGCTTTAAAATTAGTTTCTGATGTCCTCGCTGAAGCTA ataaaaaaatgctgCCGGCAGGGAATATATCAATATCTGCAGTAACTACTGAAGTGAAAAAGGAGGACGGTGATAAGAAAAAAGATAATGATACAACTAACACATTTTCATCTccaaaagaaaaagaagactTACGTGTTATTCGCGATGTCATGCGCGTCGGTAGTTTAGCTAaaggattattattatctggcGACAATCATGTCTGTCTTGTTGTTTTATGCGCTGAGAAGCCTAcgaa gaCATTGTTAAATAAAGTTGCTGAAATTTTGCCATCACAATTGAAAATAGTTGCACCAGAAGAAACTTACAACGTCGGTAAACATCCAGAATCTGCAGCACTAACAGTTTCCGGTGGTACTGTAACAGTCAGTGTCACATTAACAAGTCCGCTGATGCGTGAAACAGCTAAACCACCAGCAACAGCag ATAATGCTGGACAGCAGCAGGGAGCTGCTCAACCGCAAACAACGCCCGCGATGCCCGCAGTGACGAAACCAGACCCACCAGATGTACTTCCCAAGGCTAAGTGTTTGGAGGCTTTAGCTCAACTCAGGCATGCCAAGTGGTTTCAG GCTCGAGCATCATCACTGCAGAACTGCGTTATTATTATACGTATTATGCGCGATCTTTGTAATCGTGTACCGACATGGGGACCACTCAATCCATGG gcaCTGGAACTGCTCACTGAGAAAGTTATCAATACAGCTGGTTGTCCTTTAAGTCTTGGAGAAGCTTTACGTCGTTTACTTGAATGTGTTGCTGGTGGTATTTTACTACCAGGTTCTCCGg GAATAGCAGATCCGTGTGAGAAAGAACCAACGGATGCAATAGGCAACATGACAGCTCAACAACGTGAAGATATAACAGCCTCAGCTCAACACGCGTTACGTTTAGTTGCATTCCGTCAAATTCACAAAGTACTTGGTATGGAGCAATTACCGCCGCCAAAACATAAAGGACGTTTTCCTCGAAAACGCAGACGTGACAACAGTAACGGTGAAGGTAACGACTGTGAGGCttcaaaaaaagataaaaaggcCGAAGAAACGAAAATGGAAACAGATTCgaagtaa
- the LOC103577004 gene encoding zinc finger RNA-binding protein isoform X3, whose amino-acid sequence MAQNNYFGFTHGGTQYGATSAAYQTGQAGYAVTPAATATYTQRPAAAAATGYETYQAAAAAAATGTTYAGFVSPVAANPGTVAQTYDYGYGRAAPAATYDATKTYYQQPAAAAAAATYTTTETHYQAAKPAYSTTSAYTGTARQATTTGQAKTYQAASTAYQQSNPTQNATYSSGYTAPATPAATPAAATNSWQGYGRKGFGAGGSGMKSMRAKPPPKPQQLHYCDVCKISCAGPQTYREHLEGQKHKKKEASMKVPQQPPARGAGNSLRCELCDVTCTGNDAYAAHIRGAKHQKVVKLHTKLGKPIPSADPTVLNPKPAAAAAKAAAGGAATAGAAAKKSTVTATPKINFVASGNLGTVNQNPTAEIKTEEAAVEEAVEESVIEEKDIQPVGQEYIEENKSEDGKIISFNCKLCECRFNDPNAKDMHMKGRRHRFAYKKKVNPDLVVDIKPSLKQRKMLEEKHRRQQAREEFSRRREEMNQMGPMGMMGPMMDEEMIYWEERRRYEEECEYYEWYRRCGRGPGAPPMPPRPFPGPPGMMFSVVPRRSDDKHVDAHHSSIYPKEEELQAVKKIVSHTEKALKLVSDVLAEANKKMLPAGNISISAVTTEVKKEDGDKKKDNDTTNTFSSPKEKEDLRVIRDVMRVGSLAKGLLLSGDNHVCLVVLCAEKPTKTLLNKVAEILPSQLKIVAPEETYNVGKHPESAALTVSGGTVTVSVTLTSPLMRETAKPPATADNAGQQQGAAQPQTTPAMPAVTKPDPPDVLPKAKCLEALAQLRHAKWFQARASSLQNCVIIIRIMRDLCNRVPTWGPLNPWALELLTEKVINTAGCPLSLGEALRRLLECVAGGILLPGSPGIADPCEKEPTDAIGNMTAQQREDITASAQHALRLVAFRQIHKVLGMEQLPPPKHKGRFPRKRRRDNSNGEGNDCEASKKDKKAEETKMETDSK is encoded by the exons ATGGCACAGAATAATTACTTCGGATTTACACACGGTGGTACTCAATATGG agcAACCAGTGCTGCTTATCAGACTGGGCAAGCTGGATATGCAGTGACACCAGCAGCTACTGCAACTTATACTCAGAGACCTGCTGCTGCTGCAGCTACTGGGTACGAAACTTATCaagctgctgctgctgcagcAGCCACTGGCACGACTTATgcag GTTTTGTTTCCCCTGTAGCAGCAAACCCTGGTACGGTAGCTCAAACATACGACTACGGATACGGACGCGCTGCACCAGCGGCGACGTACGACGCAACTAAAACTTACTATCAACAACCAGCTGCCGCGGCAGCTGCTGCAACTTACACAACTACTGAGACTCACTATCAAGCTGCTAAACCAGCTTACAGTACTACGAGTGCTTACACCGGTACTGCTCGTCAAGCAACAACTACTGGACAAGCTAAAACTTATCAAGCAGCAAGTACCGCTTATCAGCAATCAAATCCTACACAAAACGCAACTTATTCATCTGGTTATACTGCACCAGCTACTCCAGCTGCTACTCCTGCTGCTGCCACTAACA GTTGGCAGGGCTACGGACGTAAAGGATTTGGAGCCGGTGGAAGTGGAATGAAGAGTATGAGAGCCAAGCCGCCACCAAAACCCCAGCAATTACACTATTGCGATGTGTGTAAAATCAGCTGCGCTGGGCCCCAGACTTATCGTGAGCACTTGGAGGGTCAAAAACATAAGAAGAAAGAGGCGTCGATGAAGGTACCACAACAACCCCCGGCGCGGGGCGCTGGTAATTCACTCAGATGTGAATTGTGTGATGTTACTTGTACTGGTAATGACGCTTACGCTGCACATATTCGTGGGGCGAAGCACCAGAAAGTCGTTAAACTTCACACTAAACTTGGTAAGCCGATTCCGAGTGCTGATCCAACTGTACTCAATCCAAAacctgctgctgctgctgctaaaGCTGCTGCTGGCGGTGCTGCTACCGCTGGCGCCGCTGCTAAAAAATCGACGGTTACTGCTACtcctaaaattaattttgttgcat cTGGGAATCTTGGTACAGTGAATCAAAATCCAACAGCAGAAATTAAAACAGAGGAAGCTGCTGTAGAGGAAGCTGTTGAAGAATCAGTAATTGAAGAAAAAGATATTCAACCAGTGGGACAAGAATATATTGAAGAGAACAAATCTGAggatggaaaaataataagtttcaACTGTAAGTTATGCGAGTGTCGATTTAATGATCCTAATGCCAAAGACATGCACATGAAGGGCCGACGCCATCGATTCGCTTacaagaaaaaagtaaaccCAGACTTGGTCGTTGATATTAAACCGAGTTTAAAGCAACGTAAAATGTTAGAAGAAAAGCATCGCCGTCAGCAAGCACGTGAAGAATTTTCGCGACGTCGCGAAGAAATGAACCAGATGGGTCCGATGGGCATGATGGGTCCAATGATGGATGAGGAAATGATTTACTGGGAAGAGCGTCGTCGTTACGAGGAAGAGTGCGAGTACTACGAGTGGTACCGTCGTTGCGGACGTGGTCCAGGTGCACCTCCAATGCCACCGCGTCCATTTCCCGGCCCACCTGGCATGATGTTCTCTGTTGTACCTCGCAGATCTGATGACAAACATGTTGATGCTCATCACTCGAGTATTTATCCAAAGGAAGAAGAACTGCAggccgttaaaaaaattgtttcacaCACTGAGAAAGCTTTAAAATTAGTTTCTGATGTCCTCGCTGAAGCTA ataaaaaaatgctgCCGGCAGGGAATATATCAATATCTGCAGTAACTACTGAAGTGAAAAAGGAGGACGGTGATAAGAAAAAAGATAATGATACAACTAACACATTTTCATCTccaaaagaaaaagaagactTACGTGTTATTCGCGATGTCATGCGCGTCGGTAGTTTAGCTAaaggattattattatctggcGACAATCATGTCTGTCTTGTTGTTTTATGCGCTGAGAAGCCTAcgaa gaCATTGTTAAATAAAGTTGCTGAAATTTTGCCATCACAATTGAAAATAGTTGCACCAGAAGAAACTTACAACGTCGGTAAACATCCAGAATCTGCAGCACTAACAGTTTCCGGTGGTACTGTAACAGTCAGTGTCACATTAACAAGTCCGCTGATGCGTGAAACAGCTAAACCACCAGCAACAGCag ATAATGCTGGACAGCAGCAGGGAGCTGCTCAACCGCAAACAACGCCCGCGATGCCCGCAGTGACGAAACCAGACCCACCAGATGTACTTCCCAAGGCTAAGTGTTTGGAGGCTTTAGCTCAACTCAGGCATGCCAAGTGGTTTCAG GCTCGAGCATCATCACTGCAGAACTGCGTTATTATTATACGTATTATGCGCGATCTTTGTAATCGTGTACCGACATGGGGACCACTCAATCCATGG gcaCTGGAACTGCTCACTGAGAAAGTTATCAATACAGCTGGTTGTCCTTTAAGTCTTGGAGAAGCTTTACGTCGTTTACTTGAATGTGTTGCTGGTGGTATTTTACTACCAGGTTCTCCGg GAATAGCAGATCCGTGTGAGAAAGAACCAACGGATGCAATAGGCAACATGACAGCTCAACAACGTGAAGATATAACAGCCTCAGCTCAACACGCGTTACGTTTAGTTGCATTCCGTCAAATTCACAAAGTACTTGGTATGGAGCAATTACCGCCGCCAAAACATAAAGGACGTTTTCCTCGAAAACGCAGACGTGACAACAGTAACGGTGAAGGTAACGACTGTGAGGCttcaaaaaaagataaaaaggcCGAAGAAACGAAAATGGAAACAGATTCgaagtaa